GTTCCGGCTCCTGAAGATCCAGTTCCGTTGGAAGTCCCGTATTGACAGCGCAGAATCGGCAGGCGCGAGTACAAATATCACCCAGAATCATAAAGGTTGCCGTACGATTAGCCCAACATTCATAAATATTCGGACAGCGAGCCTCTTCACACACCGTGTGCAGTGTCTTGGATCGCATCATGCTTTTGATTTCTTTATAATTATCGCCAGTAGTCAGCTTGATTCGAATCCAGTCAGGTTTTGGCTGTTTGGTTTTAGACAAAGAAAAAACCTTCTTTCGAATTTATTGATGTAACTCAAGACATACCCCATCGTTTGCTGTCCCATATTATATCATGAAAACCATCACATTACTTGTTTCGCATCGATATGAGATTAATCTAGTTGCGGCATGGATAAAAATCCTTGTTTCGTTTCACCCTACAGTATAGGCATGACTGTCCGTCCTTAATTATGACAATCCAAAAGGAGGAGAAGGACACATTGAGGATTTTTAAACCATTGAGCGCAAGCGGCATCATGATTCGCTGCACTGCTGCAGCTGTGGCTGCCTTGACAGCTGCCTGCTGCATGTGCGGGCCTGTGTCCGCATCCACCTCTATTGCGGTCAGCATCGCTGACGATACGGTAAAAACAACGAATGCTAGCGCCATTTTCGCAGACCGGAAGTCGTTATACGATGAGATTTCCACCGTTACCCAAATTCCTTGGTATCGCCTGGCTGCCATTGACCAGTATGAGCGGACACTAACTAGAGTCCACCCCAAGGATCGCAAGCATTCGGACCGGACGCTCGGCATCTTCATCCCCTCCACAAGATGGGCCGGGGCGTTAAATCCCAATCAGGAAGATGTAAATCCGACGTCGATCAGCGTATTTTCCGGCATCGGGCTGGATGGAGATGGGGATGGCAAGGCAGACCGGAATAATGATATCGACCTGCTATATACCGTTGCGGCAAGACTCTCACCCTACGGGCATGCTGCTGATGATTTCAGCATCGGCCTCTGGTCATACTACCAGAACACGCGGGCCGTACAGCGCGTCATGCAATACGCCAAATTGTATGAAACCTTTGGAAAGCTGGACTTGTTTGACCATGCATTTCCTCTCCCGGTCAAAAGCAACTACTCATACCGAAGCACATTTGGAATGGGCCGCAACTGGGGAGGAAGAAGAGTTCATGAAGGCACGGACTTGTTTGCCAACTATGGAGTCCCTGTCCGGAGTACGTGTTACGGCGTTGTCGAAATTAAAGGCTGGAATAAATATGGCGGGTGGCGCATCGGCATCCGTGATTTGAACAATCATTATCACTATTACGCCCATCTTCAAGGCTTTGACAAAGGGATCTCGCTCGGGGATGTCGTTACGCCGGGTCAAACCCTCGGCTGGGTTGGCAGCTCCGGCTATGGCAAGCCGGGAACCCAGGGCAAATTCCCTCCACACCTCCATTACGGCATCTACCGGGATACCGGATTGACCGAATGGGCATTCGATCCTTACCCGCTGCTGAAACACTGGGAAATGGAAGAAAAACGCTCGAAAAAAACGCGCTCCTGAGTTCAACCCAGGGGCGCGTTTTCTACGTAAGGACATACATAACTGGCCAACTGAATCATGGTGCAGGCTTCCATACGCTGGCGCCAAAATGGAATTAGACAGCGCTCTTAGCCTCCGGTGTTGTTTCCCCCCGTTTGTCCGGATAAATCCGCTGCGCCAGGTGAAGGTTCCAGAGGCGGCGTTGTTCCATCTGGAAGATGATCCGGCGTTGTTGCAGGCGGGATTTCCTGCTCCGTATTATGGCTGTTCTCATTCGTAACGGGCGGCGGTATCGCTATGCTAGGCGCACTTGCCTTGTTCTCACCGACGGCCTTTCCTTGCCCGTCATAATAATACATCGGCACATCGCCGACCACGAGCAGATAAGAGATGGGAATATCGGTTTCCACAATCTGCGGCTCCATGTCAAAAGGAACAACAACCGCTACTTCCGTTACAATGTGGACGAATACCTCCACCAGAATCATGTTGATGCCTGCACCCTGCTGCCTGGTGTCCAGTTGAACCTTCACCGCTCCCTGCGGCTCGATCTTTAATGGAATTTGCGGACCGAATGACGCGATGATCGGGCTTTTTAACACCTGACCAAGCGGAATATGCTCCTTGCGCTTATGGATATCGTCCAATGTGCTCTGAACAACCTCCGTTGTATGGGACGTGATTTTTAAATGCTCGGCATAATTCAGCATGAATCCCGTCACTTTGCCGGAGCTATCCGTTTTCCAATTGACCAGATTATCAAAATCCTTGCCCTGCGTCACCTGAGAGGTGATCGCTTTATTAATCGCTTCAGTGGCAATCTGTTTGACCCTTATTTGGGCTAAATGCATGATCGGCGGCCGCAGATTCTGTTCAATATACATAAAAAACTCAACGATCCCAAACACAAGGAGCAGAGCACCGATCAGCCACCATTTTTTCATGCTGCGTCGTTTGGCAACCTGAGGACGTCCTCGGCTCTGCGGTACGGGCCGGAAACCTCTGCGCGGTGGTTTATAAGCTCTCCTTGGTTTGGGCCATGATAGGGACGGAAAAGATAAACGTCTGCTTCCCCATCTCTTTCGTCTCATGCTTGGTCCCTCCTATTTACTCCCAGAGGAGCATGTTTACCATGGCAAGCTATCCTGTATAGAGGGTATGCGGACAAACGGCAAAAAAGAAGAGCAAGGTTGGCTTATCCTCACTCTTCTTCCTTACAGATACTCATTTTCAAGAAAGACTGAATCAAGAATCTACTGGTCGTTCATTGGATGGTCTTCTTGATCTTCCACATAATATTTCAGCATCGACAGTTTATTCTCCCAGAAGCGGTCGAAATAAGCCAGCCAATCTTTCAATTCCTGAAGCGGTTCAACATCCAGCCGATAGCGGGTTTCACGTCCAACCTTGCGGTCCTGCACAAGTCCCGCTTCCTCCAGAATTCGGAGATGCTTGGAGACAGCGGTCCGCGTCATGGAGAAGTGCCCTGTAATTTCTTTAACCGGCATCTCCTTATCACTTAACAAGCCAAGCAGCTTACGGCGTGTCGGATCTGCGATCGCTTGATAAACATCATGCTTCGGAGCAGCTTGCGACATAGATTAGGCCTCGACGTATCCCGCAAGCTTCTGAACAATGCCTGCCCAGCCTTTGTCCATACGGCCCCGTACGATATCGTGAGTTTCCTCGAACTCGGTCACTTGATCCGCTGTCCAACCGCCGTGTATGAGCGTGAATTCCGTATGATCTCCCTGCTGTACCAGTTCGAACGTAACGCTCCAATCCTTGCCCCAGTTAAAAGACAAACGGTTAGGCTTGTCAATAAGCGTGACCTTGCAAGGAGAATTTCCCCATGGGCCTGCATTCAATTGAAACTCAAATCCTTCCACCGGTTCAAAATTGTTGGGCATGAACCAAGCCGAAATCCCTTCAGCCGTTGCCACGGCTTTCCACACCTTCTCGATGGGTGCTTTCAGCACAAGCGTATGACGAATATCCGGCAGCTTGCCGTTTGATGTGTTATCCATATCACATTAACCTCGCTTATGTTTAAAATTATGAAACCATTTGGTTTCCGTTATTGCATTATAGGACACCAAATGGTTTTACGTCAAATACCAATATTCACCTTAATCCCATTCAGCACACCTAGGTCCAGTTCCCCTTAAAGCCAGGCAAACCAGGCATCTTGCCAACATCTCCTGACTTTGAACTCGCTAGGTCTGAGCCGGGTAGGTCTTGTTCAAGAAGGCGATCGATTCCCGAATCAACTGCTTTAGGACCTCCATATCAATGTCCGCCACTTTATTAATATACACGCAGCCTTTTCCCGCCATATGTTTACCGAAACTCGTCAACAGCTCCCCCCGCCGCTCATCGCCCGGCGCAAAATACAGGCTGATTTTTGCTTTGCGCGGCGAAAAACCTACAAACGGCGCATCTCCTTCATGCCCGGTAGCGTAGCGGTAATGGTAGGAGCCAAAGCCGATGATGCTGGGTCCCCACATCTTAGCCGGAAAACCGCTCGTCTCCTCAAAGACCTCCAGCAAACGATAAGCATCCTCTCGTTTTTTTGGCGAATCCACTTGCTCTATAAACTCCACCACGCTGTGATCCGTTTCTTTTGTTTTTTGCTCGTACATGGGTTTTACTCCTTTCGAACACTCTGTTATTATTACCATCCTTATCAAAAATAAGAAAAACGTCATCGACGTACTTGCATAGAAGACAGACCGCATTTAGCGGAAGTTTTTCTTACGAGATAAGAAGGGTAAGCCTCTGAAGCTTACGCTTTCTTATCTCTTAAATAAAAAAAGCCGGATATGATTAGCAGTTGCTTTCTAATCACTTCCAGCCTTGTCGAGCCGCTCCGGTCATTATTGACCGGCGTACTCTCTTTGCCGTAAAGCCTCATACATCAATACCGAAGCAGCCATAGCCGCATTCAACGATTCGGCTTTCCCCGGCATGGGAATCCGGATCGCATCGTCCACAAGTTCGGCAACCTCAGGTGAGACACCGCGCCCTTCGCTTCCGATCACGATCCAGCTTGTCCCTTGAAAATCATACTCGAAGCAGGAGCGATTCCCTTCCAGCATGGTTGTGACCAATCGAGCTCCCCGTTCCCTGGCTTCCGGCAAAATGCTCAGCAGATCACCCTCCAGCACAGATAGATGAAACAAGGATCCCATGGTAGAGCGCAAGGTCTTGGGGTTATACAAATCCGCACAGCCGCGTCCCAGAACCACGCCTGCAGCCCCTACGGCATCTGCGCTTCGTATGATGGTTCCCACGTTCCCCGGGTCCTGAAGACCGTCCAGAACGACAACCAAACCGTTCTCGCGCAGGATCAGATCCTGCCATTGACGTGCTTCTTTGCGAACCACGGCAAACACCTGCTGCGGTGACGGCGTATCACTGACCTTCGAGATGACGGCATGGGATACGCCAATCCATTCGGCGCCTTGTCCAGTATCCGATATATGACGGAGTTCTTGGGGAATCCCCTTCTCCACATCATAAGCAACGCACTCGACGTCCGCTCCGGATGACAGTGCTTCCTGTACGAGATGAATGCCTTCCACCACATACTTGTTCTGCTTGTCTCGATGTTTTTTCTCCTGCAGCTGTGCCCAACCCTTCACTCTGGCATTCTGCGGCGATAGTATCTCCATGGTAATCCATCCGTTCTTTACTTATATACAAAACCGAGTCCAGCTCAACCCAGCATACCGCAAATGGACAGTATTACTTCGGATAAGCAAGCTCCAGCTTCGTTAAGTCATTCTTATGCCCTACAATAACGAGAATATCGCCTTCCTCAATCCGGTCATCCGGACTTGGCGAAATGTTCATGTCCGCATCACTTCGAATCGCCATGACATTGCAGCCGAACCGTGCCCGAATATCCAGCTCTATCAGATTGTGACCGACCAGATCTCCTGTAGCAAGCATCTCCATAATGCTGTAGTCGTCTGACAAATCGATGTAATCCAAAATATTCGGTGACACCAGATGATGGGCAACCCGAAGCCCCATATCCCGCTCAGGGAAAATCACCTTATCTGCACCGATTTTGTTCAGCACTTTTCCGTGCAGCTCATTCTTCGCTTTCACGATAATGGCCGGAACGCCAAGATCCTTCAAGATCAGCGTAGTCAAAATGCTGGATTGAATATCCTCCCCGATCGCCACGACAACCACATCAAAATTCCGTATGCCCAGCGCCCGAAGCGCTTCTTCATCGGTCGAATCCGCCGATACGGCATGCGTGACCATACTCGCGATTTCCTGAATGCGCTGTTCGCTCGCGTCTACGGCTAATACATCAAATCCCATGCTGCTCAATTCCTTGGCAACACTCGTGCCAAAACGCCCCATACCGATTACTGCGTACTGCTTCTTAGCCATTTATATATCCCCCCACGAGCCTAGGTCATCCATAATCATAATGATAATAGTATATCATACTGTCCCGAATACTTGAATGTAACTGCCCTGGAACGGGTACATTACACAATGACCCTTTCATAACAAGGAGGAACATATCATGTCCATATTGTTAGATCTAAGGCAGGCTGTCATTCATAAAGTCCACAATCAGGACGAAGAAGAGCTGCGCTCCATGATCGAGGGTTCCGTTGACGGGCCTGAAGCTGCCCTGCCGGGACTCGGTGTAATGTTTGAAATGATGTGGAAAGACATGAATGCTTCCCAGCAGAACAGCCTTGTCTCTTCCCTGCATGATCATTTGAAAACCGTTACGCCTGGCAAACTTCAAGGATAATCCCATAGTCAACAAAAAGAACAATCCCCTAAGCTGTGAAAGCTGGGGGATTGTTCTTTACATTGCATATTTATAACATCTCTTACGGAGCAGTCTCAAGAAACTGAGCGGTTGGATTCTTGTCGATGGCCGTTCTCATCGCGTACTCATTTTCGAACAAGACAACATAGTTATCCTTCTTGTCCTTGACCAGTGTTGAGTTAATCCGGAACTTGGACGGATCAAGATTGTCATCCACGATCCAGCGAGCGAACTGATACGGCATCCGTTGAAGCATGACATCGACGCCGTATTCTCCCTTCATCCGGTACTCGAAGACTTCGAACTGGAGCTGTCCGACAACCCCGAGAATGGTCTCATCGAAACTCACGGTACGGAATACCTGAATGGTACCCTCTTCCGTCAGCTGATCAATCCCCTTCTGATACTGCTTATGCTTCAGCGCATTCTTCACCGTTACTTTGGCAAAGATTTCTGGTGAGAACGTTGGAAGCTCATCGAATACAACTTCACGTCCTTGACTGAGCGAGTCCCCAATCCGGAAAATGCCCGGGTCAAACAGACCGATAATATCGCCAGGGTATGCCTCCTGCACAATATCTCGATCCTGGGCCAAAAACTGCTGCGGCTGCGCCAGCTTGATTTCCTTGCCTACCCGAACATGCTTCACGCTCATACCGCGTTCGAACTTGCCCGATACGATTCGCAGGAAAGCGATACGATCCCGGTGAGCCGGATTCATATTGGCTTGAATCTTAAATACGTATCCGGAGAACTTCTCTTCAGTGGGTTCCACCAAACCGTCCTTACTATGGCGCGGCTCCGGTTTCGGCGCAAGCTGAAGAAAGTTCTCCAGGAAGGTCTGGACGCCGAAATTATTGATCGCACTTCCGAAGAATACAGGTGTTAACTGACCCTGCATAACTTTCTCCAGATCAAATTGGTCTCCGGCAACATCCAGCAGCTCGAGGTCTTGACATAACTGATCATGCAGGTAATCGCCTGCCATCTCGCGAATGATCGGATCCTCATAGCCCTCAACCTTCTGTACTTTAATCGTGGAATGGTCGTCGCCCTGGAACAATTCAACTTGATTCTTAACCCGGTCGTACACGCCGCACAGGTCACGCCCGGAGCCGATCGGCCAATTCATCGGTACGGAGCGGATGCCGAGAACCTGTTCAAGCTCTTCCATCAGATCAAACGGGCTGCGCCCTTCGCGGTCGAGTTTGTTGATAAAGGTAAAGATCGGAATGCCCCGCTTCGCACACACCTGGAATAATTTAATCGTTTGAGCCTCGACCCCTTTGGCTACGTCAATCAACATGACGGCGCTGTCAGCAGCTGTCAGCGTACGATAGGTATCCTCACTGAAATCTTGGTGACCCGGCGTATCCAATATATTAATTCGATGCCCTAAATAATCAAATTGCATAACAGACGAGGTAACCGAGATTCCCCGCTGCTTCTCGATCTCCATCCAGTCACTCGTTGCATGCTTGCTCGCTTTACGAGCTTTAACCGATCCAGCCAGACGAATGGCGCCCCCGAACAAGAGCAGCTTCTCGGTCAGTGTTGTTTTACCGGCGTCAGGGTGGGAAATAATCGCGAACGTACGGCGCTTATCCACTTCCTGCTGCAGTTCATCTATTAGCTTTGCCATTTCACTTATCCCTTCGTAACTAAAGTCATGTATATCATTGTACCACAATTCATACGCAAATCATCCCCATGCGCCGTGCGCATGAGGATGATTTTTAATACGTAAATTTTAGAAAATGATCTTAGTTTTTCAACCACACCACATTATCCTCGAGCTGACCGTTAACCGGCCACCAGTGGAATCCGTCTTCCTTCAACAGCTCATCTGCCTTGTCAGGTCCCCACGAGCCCGCAGGATACGATTCCAGCTCGCCTTGGTTCTCTCTCCATGCGCTGGCGATACGATCCACGAAGGACCATGCGGAGGCCACTTCGTCCCAGCGTGTAAAGTATGTGGAATCTCCACGAGCAGCGTCATGCAGTAGACGCTCATACGCTTCAGGAGAGTTAATGCCCACGATGCAGCTTTGGCAGAAGTCCATCGCTACAGGAGCGATCTCGGACTCAGATCCCGGCTTTTTGGCATTTATCTTCACGTAAATGCCTTCCATCGGATTCACGCGGATGACAAGCAGGTTAGGCTCCAGGGAATGCTTTTGGCCCAAATATACGTTGGTTGGCATCCGTTTGAACTCAACAACCACCTCGGTTGTCTTAACCGGCAGACGTTTGCCCGTGCGGATATAGAACGGTACACCCGCCCAGCGGAAGTTGTCCACGAATACTCTGGCCGCAAAATAGGTTTCCGTATTGGATTCCGGATTAACCTTGTCCTCTTCACGGTAAGCCGGCAGATCTTTACCGCCCGCTGAACCGCTTGTATACTGACCACGAACTACGTTGTTCTTCACTTCTTCATGTGTGGCATACGGACGCAAGGAACGAAGCACTTTTACCTTCTCGTCGCGGATATCCTCTGCGAGCAGACGGCTAGGCGGTTCCATCGCAATCATGGTTAGCAGCTGCAGCATATGGTTTTGGCCCATGTCCCTTAGTGCACCGGCATGATCATAGTATCCGCCGCGCTCCTCGACACCAACCGTCTCACCAAGCGTGATTTGGATATTGGCGATATGCTTGTTGTTCCACAGCGGCTCAAAGAAAGCATTCGCAAAACGCATAACTTCGATGTTCTGTACCATTTCTTTACCAAGATAATGGTCAATCCGGTAGACCTCTTCTTCCTTGAATACTTTACGGATTTCTTCGTTCAGCTTGGCAGCCGATTCCAGATCGTAGCCGAATGGCTTCTCGATCACAAGACGGTTCCAGCCTTCTCCGTCGAGCATACCGCCCTTCATCAGGTTAAACGATACGCTGCCGAACAATTCCGGTGCAAGTGCAAGATAAAATAAGCGGTTGCCCGGTATATTAAATTTCGTTTCCAGTTGCTCCGTTTGTTCACGAAGCTCACGGAAACCGTCAATATTGTTAATATCTAAAGATTTATATTCAAAATGCTGTGCAAATGCATTCCATTCACTATCCTGTTCCGAACTGTATCGGCAGAATTCCTGAATCGAACGATACACGTCCTCCCGAAACTCTTCCTGGGTGCGCGGACGCCGCGCCACGCCGATTACCGCAAAATCCTCATCCAGTTTTCCTTCACGATAAAGACTGTAGATCGCCGGAAACAACTTACGTCTTGCCAAATCACCAGTCGCTCCAAAGATGAAAAATACAGCTCCCGGTGTCTTCATTGTATCTAGATTTTGATTTTCAGCCATGGCTCCTCATTCTTTCTATGAATTATAGTGTATTTTTATGCATCGGCACTTAACTCGATGTGATGACATTTTAGCATATTCATTTCAAGTATGCTATCTCATTCCGTATTTTTTCATCGGAGTTTCAGAAATCATTTTCAATATTCTATTGTAATGACGGGAAATCCGATCGTTATTCTACTACTTTTCTTCATCGAATCTTCATGCACTGCGATCTGCA
Above is a window of Paenibacillus sp. FSL K6-1330 DNA encoding:
- a CDS encoding M23 family metallopeptidase; its protein translation is MRIFKPLSASGIMIRCTAAAVAALTAACCMCGPVSASTSIAVSIADDTVKTTNASAIFADRKSLYDEISTVTQIPWYRLAAIDQYERTLTRVHPKDRKHSDRTLGIFIPSTRWAGALNPNQEDVNPTSISVFSGIGLDGDGDGKADRNNDIDLLYTVAARLSPYGHAADDFSIGLWSYYQNTRAVQRVMQYAKLYETFGKLDLFDHAFPLPVKSNYSYRSTFGMGRNWGGRRVHEGTDLFANYGVPVRSTCYGVVEIKGWNKYGGWRIGIRDLNNHYHYYAHLQGFDKGISLGDVVTPGQTLGWVGSSGYGKPGTQGKFPPHLHYGIYRDTGLTEWAFDPYPLLKHWEMEEKRSKKTRS
- the yunB gene encoding sporulation protein YunB, with amino-acid sequence MKKWWLIGALLLVFGIVEFFMYIEQNLRPPIMHLAQIRVKQIATEAINKAITSQVTQGKDFDNLVNWKTDSSGKVTGFMLNYAEHLKITSHTTEVVQSTLDDIHKRKEHIPLGQVLKSPIIASFGPQIPLKIEPQGAVKVQLDTRQQGAGINMILVEVFVHIVTEVAVVVPFDMEPQIVETDIPISYLLVVGDVPMYYYDGQGKAVGENKASAPSIAIPPPVTNENSHNTEQEIPPATTPDHLPDGTTPPLEPSPGAADLSGQTGGNNTGG
- a CDS encoding metalloregulator ArsR/SmtB family transcription factor, with the translated sequence MSQAAPKHDVYQAIADPTRRKLLGLLSDKEMPVKEITGHFSMTRTAVSKHLRILEEAGLVQDRKVGRETRYRLDVEPLQELKDWLAYFDRFWENKLSMLKYYVEDQEDHPMNDQ
- a CDS encoding SRPBCC domain-containing protein; its protein translation is MDNTSNGKLPDIRHTLVLKAPIEKVWKAVATAEGISAWFMPNNFEPVEGFEFQLNAGPWGNSPCKVTLIDKPNRLSFNWGKDWSVTFELVQQGDHTEFTLIHGGWTADQVTEFEETHDIVRGRMDKGWAGIVQKLAGYVEA
- a CDS encoding DUF1801 domain-containing protein, whose translation is MYEQKTKETDHSVVEFIEQVDSPKKREDAYRLLEVFEETSGFPAKMWGPSIIGFGSYHYRYATGHEGDAPFVGFSPRKAKISLYFAPGDERRGELLTSFGKHMAGKGCVYINKVADIDMEVLKQLIRESIAFLNKTYPAQT
- a CDS encoding RNA methyltransferase — translated: MEILSPQNARVKGWAQLQEKKHRDKQNKYVVEGIHLVQEALSSGADVECVAYDVEKGIPQELRHISDTGQGAEWIGVSHAVISKVSDTPSPQQVFAVVRKEARQWQDLILRENGLVVVLDGLQDPGNVGTIIRSADAVGAAGVVLGRGCADLYNPKTLRSTMGSLFHLSVLEGDLLSILPEARERGARLVTTMLEGNRSCFEYDFQGTSWIVIGSEGRGVSPEVAELVDDAIRIPMPGKAESLNAAMAASVLMYEALRQREYAGQ
- a CDS encoding TrkA family potassium uptake protein produces the protein MAKKQYAVIGMGRFGTSVAKELSSMGFDVLAVDASEQRIQEIASMVTHAVSADSTDEEALRALGIRNFDVVVVAIGEDIQSSILTTLILKDLGVPAIIVKAKNELHGKVLNKIGADKVIFPERDMGLRVAHHLVSPNILDYIDLSDDYSIMEMLATGDLVGHNLIELDIRARFGCNVMAIRSDADMNISPSPDDRIEEGDILVIVGHKNDLTKLELAYPK
- the sspI gene encoding small acid-soluble spore protein SspI, with the protein product MSILLDLRQAVIHKVHNQDEEELRSMIEGSVDGPEAALPGLGVMFEMMWKDMNASQQNSLVSSLHDHLKTVTPGKLQG
- a CDS encoding peptide chain release factor 3, with product MAKLIDELQQEVDKRRTFAIISHPDAGKTTLTEKLLLFGGAIRLAGSVKARKASKHATSDWMEIEKQRGISVTSSVMQFDYLGHRINILDTPGHQDFSEDTYRTLTAADSAVMLIDVAKGVEAQTIKLFQVCAKRGIPIFTFINKLDREGRSPFDLMEELEQVLGIRSVPMNWPIGSGRDLCGVYDRVKNQVELFQGDDHSTIKVQKVEGYEDPIIREMAGDYLHDQLCQDLELLDVAGDQFDLEKVMQGQLTPVFFGSAINNFGVQTFLENFLQLAPKPEPRHSKDGLVEPTEEKFSGYVFKIQANMNPAHRDRIAFLRIVSGKFERGMSVKHVRVGKEIKLAQPQQFLAQDRDIVQEAYPGDIIGLFDPGIFRIGDSLSQGREVVFDELPTFSPEIFAKVTVKNALKHKQYQKGIDQLTEEGTIQVFRTVSFDETILGVVGQLQFEVFEYRMKGEYGVDVMLQRMPYQFARWIVDDNLDPSKFRINSTLVKDKKDNYVVLFENEYAMRTAIDKNPTAQFLETAP
- the zwf gene encoding glucose-6-phosphate dehydrogenase, whose amino-acid sequence is MAENQNLDTMKTPGAVFFIFGATGDLARRKLFPAIYSLYREGKLDEDFAVIGVARRPRTQEEFREDVYRSIQEFCRYSSEQDSEWNAFAQHFEYKSLDINNIDGFRELREQTEQLETKFNIPGNRLFYLALAPELFGSVSFNLMKGGMLDGEGWNRLVIEKPFGYDLESAAKLNEEIRKVFKEEEVYRIDHYLGKEMVQNIEVMRFANAFFEPLWNNKHIANIQITLGETVGVEERGGYYDHAGALRDMGQNHMLQLLTMIAMEPPSRLLAEDIRDEKVKVLRSLRPYATHEEVKNNVVRGQYTSGSAGGKDLPAYREEDKVNPESNTETYFAARVFVDNFRWAGVPFYIRTGKRLPVKTTEVVVEFKRMPTNVYLGQKHSLEPNLLVIRVNPMEGIYVKINAKKPGSESEIAPVAMDFCQSCIVGINSPEAYERLLHDAARGDSTYFTRWDEVASAWSFVDRIASAWRENQGELESYPAGSWGPDKADELLKEDGFHWWPVNGQLEDNVVWLKN